A window of Synergistaceae bacterium genomic DNA:
GGTCCATACTCGGAGCCTGGCCCAGGAGTACCAGATCCAGAGTCCGGGCGTTCCCTTCAAGAAGTGGCTGTCGGACAGGATTCCTGTCGCGTCCGATGACAACTGGGAGGCCCTTGGAGGCGGCAGGGTCATGCTTATCGGCCCGACAGGCGTCGGAAAGACCACCACCATAGCCAAGCTCGCCGCGATCCACTCGCTTTTTGAAAAGAGAAACGTGGTCTTCCTGACTGCGGACACCTATAGGATCGCCGCCCCGGAGCAGCTTCGAACGTACGCCAAGATCCTGTGCGTGCCGATGGAAGTGATCTACGATGCGGTCGAGGTCCCGGGCATCCTGGAGCGATACGAGGACGCGGATCTGCTCCTCCTCGACACGGCGGGTCGCTCTCACAAGGACGGGCGCAGGATGGACGAGCTGAAGGTCCTGTACGAGCATTTCCGGCCGGATGCGGTTCATCTCGTGCTCTCCGCCAACATGAAGTATCGCGATATGCTCGACGTCATCCAGAGGATGGGCGTCGTTCCGATCGAGCACGTGCTGTTCACGAAGCTCGACGAGACGTCCACGTTCGGGGCGCTTCTGAACATCATGATGGACTTCGACAGGACGGCCTCCTTCTTCACCACAGGACAGAACGTGCCGAACGACATCGAGATCGCAAGCGGCGCGAAACTCGTCGAACTTCTTCTTGAGAAAAAGGGAGAAGCGGGTCGTGCATGAGATGACGACGGTGCCCCTTGACCAGGCCGGCGAGCTCAGAAGGATAACCGAAGAACGGCGCAGAGGGCTTAAGGGGCTTGCCGGGCTCAGGTCGATATCGGTGCTCAGCGGCAAGGGAGGCGTCGGGAAGAGCAATCTCGCGGTCAACCTGGCCGCGGCTTTCGCCCGCAGTGGCAGAAAGGTCGTCCTGCTGGACGCGGACCTGGGCATGGCGAACGTGGATCTTCTGTGCGGTGTCTCGTCGAGTTACAACCTTGCGCATCTTGTGAGGGGCCAGAGGAGCGTGGAGGAGGTGCTGCTGCCCCTCGAGAACGGGGTTTTGCTTCTTCCCGGAGGGGCGGGCGTGCAGGAGCTCGCGGAGCTGGACGAAGTTGAACAGTCTCTGCTCATCGACAAGCTCGCGGACTTGGAGAAGTACGCCGATGTACTGCTTATCGACGCAGGTGCGGGAATTCACAGGAACACCCTGTCCTTCGGGAGGGCGTCGGATGTGGCGCTGTTGGTCACGACCCCGGAGCCGACCTCCATCAGGGATGTCTACGGAGTGTTGAAGACTCTGTCCATCAGCGCGGGCGGGAAGCTGGAGGTGACCCTGGTGGTCAACATGGCCTCCTCCCACTCGGAGGGAAGGGAGATCGCGGAGCGAATCCAGATGGCGGCCAACCAGTTCCTGAGCCTGCCGGTGGCGTTCGGCGGCGTGGTAGTCACGGATGAAAAAGTCCGCAAGGCCGTCCGTATGCGGGTCCCTTTTTCCCAGGCCTTCCCGGACTGCCAGGCCAGCAGGGACGTCGCAGCCATAGCCGCGCGCATGATGATGGACGAAGAGGAGGCGCCTCGGGAGGGGAGAGGGGCGAAAGCATTCTTTCTGAGGTTGGCGAGAAGCCTCGGGTTGGGGGGGTAGCGAGTGGAATCGGAAGCGTTTCTCTCGATGCTCTCCGGAGTTATCGGCAGTAAAGTGTCAATAGTGATCGATGCGGGTCTTTACAAGGGCGTGTATAATTCCAGGTTGGAGGATGTGAGTTCCGAGGCCATCGGGCTGGCGCACCCGATGCTTCGCGGTGCGCTGCTTCCCGTGCACAGGAGCGTGCACATCAAGATGAGCGTCGAGACCGGAGGAGCGCTCTTCGTGACCGAAGCGTCGATAGTCAGGGGCCAGACACAGGACACTGTGCCTATCCTGTGGGTCGCCCCCGTGGGAGAGGCCTCCAGGGTGCAGCGCAGGCAGTTTGTACGAGTTCCTTGCCTCTTGAGGACGGGGTTTTTTCGCTTGGACG
This region includes:
- the flhF gene encoding flagellar biosynthesis protein FlhF; the protein is MRVRSQITFEANDEAEAFRTARDRLGSEAAILSQRPVKKGGFLGFFRRTVLHVTAGILETDDRREETDGEKKERLAAFQKLLEFKQAMAASESKTSAGDELLSKRDAPASAGVYSPVARRHSEPVQKAIVGDADDRAELSSAGRDLAMDKNSAAEQEYRTRLEREVSELSERLDRVLKRLEIDEKPPSGLPVAPRTAAASGPGHLGVEEAAARMRAHEVSEVHTRSLAQEYQIQSPGVPFKKWLSDRIPVASDDNWEALGGGRVMLIGPTGVGKTTTIAKLAAIHSLFEKRNVVFLTADTYRIAAPEQLRTYAKILCVPMEVIYDAVEVPGILERYEDADLLLLDTAGRSHKDGRRMDELKVLYEHFRPDAVHLVLSANMKYRDMLDVIQRMGVVPIEHVLFTKLDETSTFGALLNIMMDFDRTASFFTTGQNVPNDIEIASGAKLVELLLEKKGEAGRA
- a CDS encoding MinD/ParA family protein, translated to MTTVPLDQAGELRRITEERRRGLKGLAGLRSISVLSGKGGVGKSNLAVNLAAAFARSGRKVVLLDADLGMANVDLLCGVSSSYNLAHLVRGQRSVEEVLLPLENGVLLLPGGAGVQELAELDEVEQSLLIDKLADLEKYADVLLIDAGAGIHRNTLSFGRASDVALLVTTPEPTSIRDVYGVLKTLSISAGGKLEVTLVVNMASSHSEGREIAERIQMAANQFLSLPVAFGGVVVTDEKVRKAVRMRVPFSQAFPDCQASRDVAAIAARMMMDEEEAPREGRGAKAFFLRLARSLGLGG